The sequence below is a genomic window from bacterium.
CGGGAATTTTGTAAAATACCTTCCAAAAATTAGCAAATCTAACCCTCATTGACTTTTGGGCTAAAGGCTTGATATAATGGGATTTATGAAAAGCAAGGATGAGCGGTTAATCCCTTTTAAAAACAATAAATTACATCTTTGGCATCCTTGTTTTCTTTGTCGCTTTTGGGATTTATTTGCGGACATTAACCCCAACCATAGGGTTTCATGATTCGGGTGAGCTAATAACCGTTGCTTGGAGATTAGGCATTGCCCATCTTTAATAATCAATGGTTTTTTGTTTTTCATAATTATTCCATAGCATATCTTTAAAATCAAAAACAAGGGTATAAAAAGGCAGTAAAATAGAGCATGCAAAGCCAGGGGATGTGATTACCCTAAATATTCTAATCTCTGAGGCAAGGAATAGCCTTTGTGGTGAGATTCATCTAAGCTATGACCAAAACCTTCTTTCTCCAACCCAAGATAAGCTACAACCAGGGAATTGGCCAAGCCAAGCTACATCTACCCTAAAGAATAGGGTAAAAGATGGAAGAATAGACTATGCCTTTGGTTTAAGAAAGCCAGAGGAGAAAGATTCGGGAATCTTAGGAACAATTAAATTCATCGTAAAGAAAGAGGGAAAATCAAAAATTTCCTTTTTGAGATAAAAATTTGACAAATACCCTCAAATATGGTAAATTTTATATGTGAAATT
It includes:
- a CDS encoding cohesin domain-containing protein, coding for MEHAKPGDVITLNILISEARNSLCGEIHLSYDQNLLSPTQDKLQPGNWPSQATSTLKNRVKDGRIDYAFGLRKPEEKDSGILGTIKFIVKKEGKSKISFLR